One window of Anaerolineales bacterium genomic DNA carries:
- a CDS encoding aminotransferase class III-fold pyridoxal phosphate-dependent enzyme: MNNAEYFQHAQQYLTGGVSSSFRYNPFTARPMYLTKAEGAYIYDLEGKRFIDFFMGHGACTLGHNRPEIAEAMKQVFDIGFFAEFDHPLTGQLAKKITENIPSAERVRYVNSGSEATLLSIRLARGYTGRQKIVRIDGQFHGGHDYALVNNLAANIDRDNPGDRLSQVKHASAGIPLKVDETLYIIPWNNAELFEKLCKEHGHEIAAILMNPIDYNNGCIGSSTEYLQAIRRICDEHGIIFIVDEILSGFRTGMTGGHGYYGVTPDLCLFGKALTNGIPLAAVAGKKKIMDKIMDPVDPVVAGGTFSGNLFGCAAGIASLTIMEQPGFFEAWLARVEDFYTRLQTIFDEAGFPAIVQGLGCTFGIYVGTREPVTNYHHIAERTNPELRKTFFNKCIEKGLYFHTDFTVSAQHDEALLAQSLDLLREVVRETKKGM, from the coding sequence ATGAATAACGCTGAATACTTTCAACATGCGCAACAATATCTGACGGGCGGCGTGTCGTCGTCGTTTCGCTATAACCCATTCACGGCGCGACCGATGTATCTTACCAAGGCAGAGGGCGCGTACATTTATGATCTCGAAGGCAAGCGGTTCATTGACTTTTTCATGGGGCACGGCGCCTGTACGCTCGGGCACAACCGCCCCGAAATTGCCGAAGCGATGAAGCAGGTCTTCGACATTGGCTTCTTCGCCGAATTCGACCATCCATTGACGGGACAACTGGCAAAGAAGATCACGGAAAACATTCCCAGTGCCGAAAGAGTGCGTTACGTCAACTCGGGCAGTGAAGCGACCCTGCTTTCGATTCGACTTGCACGCGGATACACAGGTCGGCAAAAGATCGTGCGCATTGACGGACAATTCCACGGCGGGCATGATTATGCCCTGGTGAATAATCTCGCCGCGAACATTGATCGCGACAACCCTGGCGATAGATTATCGCAAGTCAAACATGCCAGTGCGGGTATTCCGCTCAAAGTGGATGAGACGTTGTACATCATCCCCTGGAATAACGCCGAGTTGTTCGAGAAACTTTGCAAAGAACACGGTCACGAGATCGCCGCCATTCTGATGAACCCGATTGATTACAACAACGGCTGTATCGGTTCATCCACAGAATACCTGCAAGCCATTCGCCGCATTTGCGATGAACACGGCATCATCTTCATCGTTGACGAGATTCTCTCCGGCTTCCGCACGGGCATGACGGGCGGGCACGGTTACTACGGCGTCACGCCCGACCTGTGCCTGTTCGGCAAGGCGCTGACCAACGGGATCCCACTCGCCGCGGTGGCTGGCAAGAAGAAGATCATGGACAAGATCATGGATCCCGTTGACCCGGTAGTGGCAGGCGGCACGTTTTCCGGCAACCTGTTCGGTTGCGCGGCAGGCATCGCCTCCCTGACGATCATGGAACAACCCGGCTTTTTCGAAGCCTGGCTCGCACGCGTGGAAGATTTCTATACCCGGCTCCAGACCATCTTCGATGAGGCGGGCTTCCCCGCCATTGTGCAGGGACTCGGCTGTACGTTCGGCATTTACGTCGGCACGCGTGAGCCGGTCACGAACTATCACCACATCGCCGAGCGCACGAACCCTGAATTGCGAAAGACTTTCTTCAACAAATGTATCGAGAAGGGTTTGTACTTCCACACCGATTTCACAGTCTCCGCGCAACATGATGAGGCGTTATTGGCGCAATCGCTAGACCTGCTGCGTGAAGTTGTGCGCGAAACGAAGAAGGGAATGTAA